In the Wyeomyia smithii strain HCP4-BCI-WySm-NY-G18 chromosome 2, ASM2978416v1, whole genome shotgun sequence genome, one interval contains:
- the LOC129725154 gene encoding protein commissureless 2 homolog, translating into MMDSLESKITFEIPNHLDFDKLFRGSNNYSLFWPSLHYQQNAAASAAGLGSLMGSTGGEAVFADYNSSDFNLLNSLQSYASRSGSARLADGSEQLLDPTYERFIGDVWVGIVLTLMILSSIFCMCSCFLYHKFRQWQRSVMTARSQTLSNIEVETPPLYDVESLPSYTIVSGLPSYNDAIEQLKQKQQQKYTTYEPVKVNRPSVIKLFESQSQDLVPGGDKHEEIRYNFLNSRSTSLLISAECSTAEATPTTSSSSNERTAVVAPSSKRVSLNTRGNNEERPSTLNKFNVCRYTLENEQRNEISS; encoded by the exons ATGATGGACAGTTTAGAgtcaaaaataacttttgaaaTACCAAATCATCTGGATTTTGACAAACTTTTTCGAGGAAGCAACAATTATTCACTATTTTGGCCAAGTTTGCACTACCAACAGAACGCAGCAGCAAGTGCTGCTGGTTTGGGTTCCCTGATGGGGTCGACAGGCGGCGAAGCAGTGTTTGCTGATTACAATTCAAGTGACTTCAACCTGTTGAATAGTCTGCAAAGTTATGCCAGTAGGAGCGGATCAGCGAGGCTAGCGGACGGTAGCGAACAGCTGCTTGATCCCACTTACGAGCGATTTATTGGGGATGTTTGGGTGGGCATTGTTCTCACGCTCATGATTCTATCGTCGATATTTTGCATGTGCTCCTGCTTCCTCTATCACAAATTCCGACAGTGGCAACGAAGCG TCATGACTGCCCGGTCCCAAACGTTGTCCAACATAGAGGTGGAGACACCACCGCTCTACGATGTTGAGTCGCTGCCGAGTTACACGATCGTATCCGGTCTGCCTAGTTACAACGATGCCATAGAGCAGctcaaacaaaaacaacaacaaaaatacaCTACCTATGAACCGGTCAAAGTGAATCGGCCGTCGGTGATCAAACTTTTCGAGTCTCAGTCTCAGGATCTAGTGCCTGGAGGGGATAAGCATGAGGAAATTCGGTACAATTTTCTCAACAGTCGCTCAACCAGTCTGTTAATTAGTGCCGAGTGCTCGACTGCGGAAGCAACGCCAACTACGAGTAGCAGCTCGAACGAGAGGACTGCTGTGGTAGCTCCTAGTAGTAAACGTGTTAGTTTAAATACTCGTGGAAACAACGAGGAGCGTCCTTCCACTTTGAATAAGTTTAATGTTTGTAGGTATACGTTAGAGAACGAGCAAAGAAACGAAATCAGCAGCTAA